The following nucleotide sequence is from bacterium.
CGAGGGCGACGAAGCGCGGCAGCAGCGGCGCGTAGTCGCAGAGCGCGGGATGGGCGAGCACGGGCACGGCGCCGTGGCGGGCGAGCAGCGCGAAGCCGCGCTCGGGCTCCATCAGGCGCTTGGGCTCGTAGGCGGGGCCGTCGTCGCCGATGAAGCGCTCGAAGGCCTCCTCGAGGCTGGCGACGTCGCCGCACGCGAGGAGGGCCTTCGCCACGTGCGGCCGGCCCGGATTGCCGTCGCCCACCTCGGCGAGCACGTCCGCCAGCTCGACCGCGCAGCCGAGGGCGCGCAGCTTGGCCACGATGCGCTCGGCGCGCGCCTGCCGCATGTCGCGCAGCTCGGCGAGCACGGCGCGCAGCTCCGCGCTGCTGTGGTCGATCCAGTAGCCGAGCAGATGCACGTCGCGCGGCCCGACCTGGAGGCTCAGCTCGATGCCCGGAATCAGTTCCAGGCCCGCGGCGGCGGCCGCCGCCAGGGCTTCGGCGATGCCGTCGACGCTGTCGTGGTCGGTGAGGGCGAGGCCGTCCAGGCCCGCGAGACGAGCCCTGGCGACGAGGGCGGCCGGAGCGAGAACGCCATCGGAGGCCGTGCTGTGGCTGTGCAGGTCGTAGCGCAGGAGAGCCTCCTCGCCCACCGGGAGGAGGCAGCCTACTAGGCGCCGGTCAGCTTGGCAAGCCTCGCCTGGACGTCCCGGAACTCGCCGTCGAGCTGGTAGACCTTCGTGAAGGCGTCGAGCGCGAGGTCCCAGGCCTTGAGCATCTCGTAGGCCTGACCGAGCACGTAGTAGAGCTCGACCATCGACTTGCGCGGGTAGGTCTCGGCGTCCAGGCGCGTTTGCAGCAGCAGCACGATCTCGCGCGGGCGCTCCAGCTCGAGCAGGCAGCGCGCCATCCACTCGCGGGTCTTCTGGCCGAGCACCTTGTGCTCGAGCGTGTGCTCGAATTCCTCGAGCGCCTCCTCGTAGAGGCCCATCTCCATGTAGGAGACGCCGAGCTGGTAGCGCTCTTCGGCCGCCATCGAGCCCATCTGCTCCTTCATGCGCCGCTTGAACTCGCCGAGCACATCGTCGATGTCGTCGGTCTGCATCGCCTCGCCGGCCGTCGTCGAGAGGCCGAAGCTCAGATGGCCGTCGGCGCGCTGCCCGTCGAGATCGATGCTTCGGCGGGGCTCGCCGCTGCCGGGCGCGCCGCGCCCGGCGCCTGTGGGCACCGCGGGCGGGCGCGCGCCCTCGCCGCCCCGGGGGGGCGCGACGGGCGGCGCCTGCCACTCGCCCTCCGCTTCGCGCAGGCTCTCCTGCAGGGAGGCCAGTTCGAGGACCGGTGGCTCCGTCGCCGGCGGTGGCGACACCGGCGGCAGCGCCGCCGCCAGAACGGGTGATGCCTCGAGGGCGGCGGGAGGCGCAAGCGGCGCCTCGGGCAGCAGCTCCACGGCGGCGTCGACGTGCAGCTGCGCGCTCAGGCTCTCCGCGAGCTGGCGCGTCGTCAGCAGTTCCTCGCGCGGGTCGCCCCCGGTCACGACCTCCACCTTCT
It contains:
- a CDS encoding PHP domain-containing protein, producing MTRSGGGAAAGVATAGDGATGPRTGLPAGEPARSGGRVAGAARRAPPGRRGRAPARGAHRRRARRARQRRAPPKHRSRRAARRRPSELRPLDDGRRGDADRRHRRCARRVQAAHEGADGLDGGRRALPARRLLHGDGPLRGGARGIRAHARAQGARPEDPRVDGALPARAGAPARDRAAAANAPGRRDLPAQVDGRALLRARSGLRDAQGLGPRARRLHEGLPARRRVPGRPGEACQADRRLVGCLLPVGEEALLRYDLHSHSTASDGVLAPAALVARARLAGLDGLALTDHDSVDGIAEALAAAAAAGLELIPGIELSLQVGPRDVHLLGYWIDHSSAELRAVLAELRDMRQARAERIVAKLRALGCAVELADVLAEVGDGNPGRPHVAKALLACGDVASLEEAFERFIGDDGPAYEPKRLMEPERGFALLARHGAVPVLAHPALCDYAPLLPRFVALGLKGLEVDHPKQSVLERERLREECRRWGLLATGGSDFHQPASAGRDLGAEGVAGDTLAALRTLRPGRLDPPETMG